In a single window of the Papaver somniferum cultivar HN1 chromosome 8, ASM357369v1, whole genome shotgun sequence genome:
- the LOC113303095 gene encoding ATP-dependent Clp protease adapter protein CLPS1, chloroplastic-like, with protein sequence METAIWGRVSLSPNHIFNNKPGGDTYSIYKGNCTNRGILMTVSAAGPGKGGGLLERPTIEKTTPGRESEFDLRKSRKTAPPYRVLLHNDNFNKREYVVQVLMKVILGMTLDIAVNIMQEAHINGMAVVIICAQADAEDHCTQLRGNGLLSSIEPASSGGC encoded by the exons ATGGAAACTGCAATCTGGGGAAGAGTTTCTCTTTCACCCAATCatatcttcaacaataaaccaG GAGGGGATACTTACTCCATTTATAAGGGAAATTGCACTAATCGAGGCATTCTTATGACAGTATCTGCCGCTGGACCAGGAAAAGGTGGTGGGTTATTAGAAAGGCCAACCATTGAGAAAACTACTCCTGGACGGGAGTCTGAGTTTGACTTGAG aaaatcaaggaaAACAGCACCTCCTTATCGCGTATTACTTCATAACGACAACTTCAACAAGAGGGAATATGTTGTTCAGGTCCTAATGAAGGTTATCCTTGGAATGACACTTGATATTGCAGTCAATATTATGCAAGAAGCACACATCAACGGAATGGCAGTGGTAATTATTTGTGCTCAAGCTGATGCTGAAGATCACTGCACACAACTAAGAGGTAATGGTCTATTAAGTTCAATAGAGCCTGCGAgcagtggtggttgttga